The Macadamia integrifolia cultivar HAES 741 chromosome 3, SCU_Mint_v3, whole genome shotgun sequence genome segment GAGTACACTATAATATGAGAGCGGATCAATTCTTCGTACAATAATGGTTCATGTGCAGAGTTGAACCGCATAGATGGAATCTATCTAACAATCAACTCTGTGATAGATTTCATTTGGGTAGATCAACCCGAATGAGAATAGATCTGGACAACATCCACACTCCTACAATATCATTTCCTTTTCAACACAGATAAAATATGAATTATATTACCCTCAAGAGTCAAGAGTCAagagtcaagagtcaagaccCTGTCGCCTCAAGTGGTATAGCTCTAAGGGGCAGAGCTTTCTGCAAGGTGATCCCAAATTTATCGGCCATGTCCATGTCATTGGGGCCTATCCCACCTTCAATCTTCCAGTCAAACGAATGAAGAAGTGAAGCCAACATCAGGTGCACCATCGACAACGCAAGTGGCATCCCCGGACAGATCCTTCTCCCAGCCCCGAACGGTATGAGCTCGAAGTCTCGGCCTCTGACATCAATCTCCGACGACTCCAAGAACCTCTCAGGAACAAACGAATCTGGATTCGTCCATATGCTGGGATCTCGCTCAATAGCCCACACGTTCACCAGCACTTGGGCATCCTTCGGCACAGTGAACCCACAGATATCCACCTCAGTTTCCGCTTTGTGAGGGACCAAGAGTGGAGCTGGTGGGTGCAACCGGAAAGTCTCCTTTACCACGGCTTGTAAGTAAGGGAGCCGAGCGACATCACTCTCCTCTACTGATTTCACCTCACCAACTTTTTCTTGGAGCTCCGATTGAACCTTCCCCATCGAGTCTGGGTTACGAAGTAACTCCGCCATCGCCCACTCTAATGTGGTTGAGGTCGTGTCTGTTCCTGCTACCAATATGTCCTAAAATTGtatgtatacatatatatattaatcaaagaagagaaataaccTAATTAGAACAAATTTGAGAAATGGGTACCGACCACAAACAAGGATTTGATATCGTGACGGCTAAATTCTGAACTGCTATCTTGGAATTGGTCGAGCAGTACATCTAGTAGATCATTATACCTAGCCGGGGAAGGAAGTGAAGCTCTGGAGATCAATCGCTGGTTGATGATTTCATCGAACACCTTGTGTAGTCTTTCCACATAAATCGTCATCCGGTGTTTTATACCTTGCAAGTCTAATGGTCTCAATAGAGGAAAATAATCCGAAAGATTTGGCTTTCCTACTTCTTCCATAATTCTCCTCACCAATGCTTTGAAATCCTGTGCGGTCTCTGATTCTGGACGGGCGAGGTCTACGGAGAACATGGTATTAGCTAGGAGGTTAAGGGAAGTGGCGAATGCGAACTGACCAATGTCAACGGATCGACCCATCTGCGCACTTTCACGTACATGAGCGACAAGCTCCCCTATCTTCTGGCGACGCAGCGATTCGCTCGCGTTGAGTCTCTGCGAGGTAAAAATCTGATTGTTGCAGAGCTTGCGAAGGTTTCGCCATCGGGAGTAGGGAGGGAGCCATACAACCGACGCCTGGTGGTGGTTCAGCGCCCTAACAACATCCAAGACCATTCGACCGGCGAGAGCCTGGTCGTGGGTTTGGAGAATCTCTTTGGCCATCGTGGCAGTAGAAGCAACGATGGTCGTTACGTGACCGAGCTTGAGAGTCATGAGTGGACCATAGGTCTGAGCAAGTCGGGCGAGCGACTCGTTGGGTTTGTTACCAAGTTCGAAGAGGCTCCCAACGATGGGGAGAGGGACGGGGCCTGGTGGGAGCCGTTTGTGGCTTGTGCCAGGGATGAGTGCGGAGATCCATGCCCGCAGACTCCACAGCACCAACAAGAGACCTAACACCAAGGTGAAGAATTCCATCATGAGTTTCCAGCCTCTGTTTTTGCACTTCCATTGTTCCGATGATAAGGCTAGATATAATATCTGGATCAGGTCCCATGTGAGTCTGTGCGGACGTGAGGCAaacgaaaaataaaaaatcctctcCAACGTGGCATCCAACGCATCCGACGGTTGAAAGGATCCA includes the following:
- the LOC122073059 gene encoding geraniol 8-hydroxylase-like, giving the protein MIVASVDLNAVFSWPRKIRIVFVHESDKTERFFQPVWNEIKKSELDGRMQGLVVSDMHPISGSFQPSDALDATLERIFYFSFASRPHRLTWDLIQILYLALSSEQWKCKNRGWKLMMEFFTLVLGLLLVLWSLRAWISALIPGTSHKRLPPGPVPLPIVGSLFELGNKPNESLARLAQTYGPLMTLKLGHVTTIVASTATMAKEILQTHDQALAGRMVLDVVRALNHHQASVVWLPPYSRWRNLRKLCNNQIFTSQRLNASESLRRQKIGELVAHVRESAQMGRSVDIGQFAFATSLNLLANTMFSVDLARPESETAQDFKALVRRIMEEVGKPNLSDYFPLLRPLDLQGIKHRMTIYVERLHKVFDEIINQRLISRASLPSPARYNDLLDVLLDQFQDSSSEFSRHDIKSLFVDILVAGTDTTSTTLEWAMAELLRNPDSMGKVQSELQEKVGEVKSVEESDVARLPYLQAVVKETFRLHPPAPLLVPHKAETEVDICGFTVPKDAQVLVNVWAIERDPSIWTNPDSFVPERFLESSEIDVRGRDFELIPFGAGRRICPGMPLALSMVHLMLASLLHSFDWKIEGGIGPNDMDMADKFGITLQKALPLRAIPLEATGS